In Sphingobacteriaceae bacterium, the following proteins share a genomic window:
- a CDS encoding error-prone DNA polymerase: MKYTELQITSNFSFLRGGSHPEELVNHALELGYTEIAITDHNTLAGVVRAYSASKEKPIRIIPACRLNLLDGPSLLAYPTNKEAYARLSGLLTEGNRRAEKGECYLRKADVYRYAEGIKFIVIPPSSLTASFAIEPEFISALKDYKKELGADLYLGAIRSYQANDAKKIFCLAELAKLYSTPLVAMNDVHYHMHERRELQDILTCVREKCTIYDAGYRLHQNAERYLKSQEEMLRLFAHYPEAIENTQKIAKACTFCLSELKYTYPKGLTNEGRTHQEELAYHTWIGAHKMFGETLPEKIKQNIEFELAFIQRKDLAYYFLTVFDYVCEARRRDILCQGRGSAANSTVCYCLGITSVNPTKHRLLFSRFMSDARNEPPDIDVDFEHNRREEIIQYIYEKYGRDHAAIVATVTQVHYKGAIRDVGKAMGLSLDAINTLSSSGWELTEEWLEGKQTTSSGFSAKDPHLLKVLDLTNQYKGFPRQLGQHTGGFVLTENKISDLCPVLNARMENRTNIEWNKDDIEDLGILKVDVLALGMLSCIRICFDLIKLHYNLDYTLASVPQDDPLVYDMICKADTIGVFQIESRAQMSMSPRLKAREFYDLVIQIAIVRPGPIQGGAVNPYIRRRNGEELVEYPNDELKEVLKRTLGVVLFQEQAMEVAIVAAGFTPTEADQLRRSMASFKADGKVGLFETKLLKGMMAKGYTEEYSRGIFKQLKGFSGYGFPESHSASFALLAYVSAWLKFHYPDVFAAGLLNSQPMGFYQPAQIISDAGKHGVIIKPVDINYSYWDNILEAKEGKYCSLRLGFRQVKGLREEDMQLLIAFRATRVKTKAKKAKTPAATIALLLEAGVALSALEKLADADAFRSIGLDRRKALWEVAALSDHVTGLFAGIAADNSFEKDISLPEMTLAQHVIEDYRTLGLSLKEHPISFVRDKLNLLNITPNKDLINCSDGAYVNVAGLILVRQRPGTASGICFITIEDETGNANLVVFEKLFSRYRKEIVHSRLLMVEGKVQKEGDVIHVIASKCYDITGLLGSLNNPEARASEDLTDEWSVSRHPGAEKADKALVKPNDGASFKYTVFHGGRNFH, encoded by the coding sequence ATGAAATACACGGAACTACAAATAACAAGCAATTTTAGTTTTTTACGAGGCGGTTCGCATCCTGAAGAACTTGTGAATCATGCTTTAGAACTGGGTTATACGGAAATTGCTATTACTGATCATAATACACTAGCGGGCGTGGTAAGAGCTTATAGCGCCAGCAAAGAAAAACCGATTCGCATTATTCCGGCATGCAGATTAAATTTATTGGATGGACCTTCTCTTTTGGCTTATCCTACAAACAAGGAAGCTTATGCCCGTCTTTCGGGTTTATTAACCGAAGGAAACAGACGTGCAGAAAAAGGTGAATGTTACTTACGTAAAGCCGATGTTTACCGTTATGCGGAGGGTATAAAATTTATCGTGATTCCTCCGTCTTCCTTGACAGCTTCTTTTGCTATTGAGCCGGAATTTATTTCTGCATTAAAGGACTATAAAAAAGAACTTGGCGCTGATCTTTATTTAGGAGCCATACGATCTTACCAGGCTAATGATGCAAAAAAGATCTTTTGTCTTGCCGAATTAGCCAAGCTCTACTCTACTCCTCTGGTAGCAATGAATGATGTGCATTACCATATGCATGAGCGGCGGGAGCTCCAGGACATTCTTACCTGCGTTCGCGAAAAATGTACTATTTACGATGCCGGTTATCGTCTACATCAAAATGCAGAGCGTTATTTAAAATCACAAGAAGAAATGCTGCGCTTATTTGCGCACTATCCTGAAGCTATTGAGAATACGCAGAAGATTGCAAAGGCCTGCACGTTTTGCCTGAGTGAATTAAAATATACTTATCCTAAAGGACTTACCAATGAAGGACGCACACACCAGGAAGAACTCGCCTATCATACATGGATAGGTGCTCATAAAATGTTTGGTGAAACTCTTCCTGAAAAGATCAAACAGAATATTGAATTTGAACTTGCTTTTATTCAAAGAAAAGATCTTGCTTATTATTTTCTGACCGTGTTTGATTATGTGTGTGAAGCCCGGCGTCGTGATATATTGTGCCAGGGCCGAGGTTCAGCGGCCAACTCAACTGTCTGTTATTGCCTTGGCATTACTTCTGTAAATCCTACCAAGCACAGATTATTGTTTAGCAGGTTTATGAGTGATGCGCGTAACGAGCCTCCCGATATAGATGTAGATTTTGAGCACAACCGACGGGAAGAAATCATACAATATATTTACGAAAAATATGGCCGGGATCACGCCGCCATTGTAGCCACTGTTACGCAAGTGCATTACAAAGGTGCTATACGTGATGTTGGCAAGGCTATGGGACTTTCGCTTGATGCAATCAACACACTCTCCTCATCCGGCTGGGAATTAACGGAAGAATGGCTGGAAGGGAAACAAACAACTTCATCGGGATTCAGTGCAAAAGATCCACACCTGCTTAAAGTATTAGATCTCACAAATCAATACAAAGGATTTCCACGCCAGTTAGGACAACATACAGGCGGTTTTGTGTTAACTGAAAACAAAATATCTGATCTGTGTCCAGTACTAAATGCCCGTATGGAAAACAGAACAAACATAGAATGGAACAAAGATGACATAGAAGATCTTGGCATTTTAAAAGTAGATGTTCTGGCCCTTGGTATGCTCTCCTGCATACGCATCTGCTTTGATCTGATTAAACTGCATTACAATCTTGATTACACACTGGCAAGTGTACCGCAGGATGATCCATTGGTGTATGATATGATTTGCAAAGCCGATACTATTGGTGTGTTTCAAATTGAAAGTCGTGCGCAGATGAGTATGTCGCCGCGTTTAAAAGCCAGGGAATTTTACGATCTTGTTATTCAGATTGCTATTGTGCGTCCCGGCCCTATTCAGGGCGGGGCCGTAAATCCTTACATACGCAGGCGTAATGGGGAGGAACTTGTTGAATATCCTAACGATGAATTGAAAGAAGTTTTAAAAAGAACACTTGGTGTAGTTTTATTCCAGGAGCAAGCTATGGAAGTAGCCATTGTTGCCGCGGGGTTTACACCCACGGAAGCAGATCAGCTACGCCGCAGCATGGCCTCTTTTAAAGCAGATGGTAAAGTTGGATTGTTTGAAACGAAACTTCTGAAAGGCATGATGGCAAAAGGATATACGGAAGAGTATTCGCGGGGAATTTTTAAACAACTCAAAGGCTTTAGCGGTTATGGATTTCCAGAGAGTCATTCTGCCAGCTTTGCGCTACTCGCTTATGTTTCTGCCTGGTTAAAATTCCATTACCCCGATGTGTTTGCTGCCGGATTACTGAATAGTCAGCCTATGGGATTTTATCAACCCGCACAGATTATCTCTGATGCCGGCAAGCATGGGGTTATAATTAAGCCGGTAGATATCAATTACTCTTATTGGGATAATATACTCGAAGCTAAAGAAGGAAAGTATTGTTCATTACGTTTAGGATTCAGGCAGGTAAAAGGTTTGCGAGAGGAAGATATGCAATTACTAATAGCATTCAGAGCAACGCGCGTAAAAACAAAAGCAAAAAAAGCCAAGACTCCTGCAGCAACCATTGCCTTATTATTGGAAGCGGGCGTTGCTTTATCGGCATTAGAAAAACTAGCTGATGCTGATGCCTTTAGATCCATTGGTTTAGACAGGCGAAAAGCGCTTTGGGAAGTAGCAGCGCTTAGCGATCATGTTACAGGTTTGTTCGCCGGTATAGCAGCAGACAACAGTTTTGAAAAAGACATCTCTTTACCAGAAATGACACTGGCGCAACACGTTATAGAAGACTACCGAACACTTGGCCTCTCTTTAAAAGAACATCCGATCAGCTTTGTGCGTGATAAATTAAATCTCCTGAACATAACGCCTAATAAAGATCTTATTAATTGTAGTGATGGAGCTTACGTGAATGTGGCGGGATTGATATTAGTTAGGCAGCGTCCAGGTACTGCAAGCGGCATTTGTTTTATTACCATTGAAGATGAAACAGGCAATGCAAACCTGGTTGTATTTGAAAAACTATTTAGCAGGTATAGAAAAGAGATTGTGCACAGCCGCCTGCTTATGGTAGAGGGTAAAGTGCAAAAAGAAGGTGATGTGATTCATGTAATAGCCAGCAAATGCTACGACATTACTGGTTTATTAGGCTCTTTAAACAATCCTGAAGCGAGAGCATCAGAAGATCTTACAGATGAATGGAGCGTAAGCCGTCATCCCGGCGCTGAAAAAGCAGATAAAGCACTTGTAAAACCGAATGATGGTGCCTCATTTAAATACACTGTTTTTCATGGTGGACGGAATTTCCATTAA
- a CDS encoding sodium:proton antiporter, protein MTPLLLLVFIIGYLFIALEQKLNINKAASALVTGVLCWTVYILYTPDKHAVNEVLTLHLGDLSGILFFLLGAMAIVELIDAHDGFDIITNRITQKHKVKLLWIICLLAFFLSSILDNLTTTIVVVSLLRKLIKNDEDRMLFAGMVVIAANAGGAWSPIGDVTTTMLWIGGQITTQNIIAKLFLPSLICLVTPLLFLSFKLKGNVERPALAEKNDTEKLTAKQQSIVFFTGVIILILVPVFKTLTHLPPYMGILLGLGVLWIITEILHGGKDDEDKHILSVVYALRKIDTPSVLFFFGILVSIAALQAAGILTGFANWMTTTLGNENLIGLSLGMISAIIDNVPLVAAVQGMYSLGDYPTDHYFWELLAYCTGTGGSALIIGSAAGVAAMGIEKISFFWYLKKISLLALLGYLAGAGAYMLLAQLA, encoded by the coding sequence ATGACACCACTTTTGCTCCTAGTTTTTATCATTGGTTACCTGTTTATAGCCCTTGAACAAAAACTTAATATCAATAAGGCGGCAAGTGCCCTTGTAACAGGGGTACTTTGCTGGACTGTTTACATTCTTTACACACCAGATAAACACGCGGTAAATGAAGTTCTAACACTTCATCTTGGCGACCTTTCAGGAATTCTGTTTTTCTTATTGGGAGCTATGGCAATTGTTGAATTGATTGATGCTCACGATGGCTTCGATATTATCACCAACCGTATTACTCAAAAACATAAAGTAAAACTCTTGTGGATCATTTGCCTGCTTGCCTTTTTTCTATCTTCTATACTCGACAATCTTACCACCACGATTGTTGTAGTTTCTCTTCTCCGCAAATTAATTAAAAACGACGAAGACCGCATGTTATTTGCAGGTATGGTTGTTATTGCAGCGAATGCAGGAGGAGCCTGGTCACCGATTGGCGATGTAACTACCACTATGCTTTGGATCGGAGGCCAGATCACGACCCAAAATATTATTGCAAAATTATTTTTACCCAGTTTAATCTGCCTTGTAACCCCCTTACTATTCCTTTCTTTTAAATTAAAGGGAAATGTAGAACGTCCAGCTTTAGCGGAGAAAAATGACACAGAGAAATTAACCGCAAAGCAGCAATCCATTGTATTTTTTACCGGGGTTATCATTCTTATTTTAGTTCCGGTGTTTAAAACACTTACGCATTTGCCGCCCTATATGGGCATTCTTCTGGGCCTTGGCGTACTTTGGATCATTACAGAAATTCTTCATGGAGGCAAGGATGATGAAGACAAACATATTCTTTCTGTAGTTTATGCGTTACGAAAAATAGATACACCCAGCGTGCTTTTCTTTTTTGGCATACTGGTGAGCATAGCGGCACTTCAAGCAGCAGGCATTCTCACCGGTTTTGCCAACTGGATGACCACAACCCTTGGAAATGAGAATTTAATCGGTTTAAGCCTGGGTATGATTTCCGCCATTATAGATAATGTTCCTTTAGTTGCTGCAGTGCAAGGCATGTATTCGCTGGGCGATTATCCCACAGATCATTATTTCTGGGAGCTTCTGGCCTATTGCACCGGAACCGGCGGTAGTGCGTTAATTATAGGCTCAGCAGCAGGTGTAGCAGCAATGGGTATTGAGAAGATAAGTTTTTTCTGGTACCTCAAAAAAATAAGTTTGCTTGCCTTGCTGGGTTATCTTGCCGGGGCTGGGGCGTATATGCTGCTAGCGCAATTAGCCTGA
- a CDS encoding glycosyl transferase, whose translation MTRSNKKVAIIGTVGLPAKYGGFETLADHLVRNLGEKYDFTVYCTKKKYAVGERQKKYLSAKLKFLPFDANGIQSIFYDTISIVHALFYADVLLVLGVAGAWILPFVRLFTRKKIIISIDGIEWKREKWSLPAKLYLWWAEKIAVKFSHIDISDNESIQDYTALRYGSLSRIIEYGADHTAVVENTEQDYEDYPFIKLLYAVKVCRIEPENNVHMVLEAFTEIKNRTLVIIGNWNTSNYGRELRERYKNYANIILLDPIYNQRVIDMLRANATVYIHGHSAGGTNPSLVEAMYLGLPVIAFHVSYNKTTTENKAMYFSNSSDLREIILATSLDRYKHYANVMKEIATRRYNWKLIAQKYDLLITEALTSGKKISVHATLSNMQDKDLLKHNLGHLKHQHLFFEKP comes from the coding sequence ATGACGCGTTCAAATAAAAAAGTAGCAATTATAGGCACCGTTGGACTCCCTGCAAAATACGGCGGTTTTGAAACGCTGGCAGATCATCTTGTACGCAATCTCGGTGAAAAGTATGACTTTACTGTATATTGTACCAAGAAAAAATATGCAGTAGGAGAGCGACAAAAAAAATATCTTTCTGCAAAGCTTAAATTTTTACCTTTTGATGCCAACGGCATTCAAAGTATTTTTTACGATACCATTTCTATTGTACATGCTTTATTTTATGCCGATGTACTCCTGGTTTTAGGAGTGGCAGGTGCATGGATCCTCCCGTTTGTAAGACTTTTCACCCGTAAAAAAATTATCATATCTATCGACGGGATAGAATGGAAAAGAGAAAAATGGAGCTTACCGGCAAAACTTTATCTGTGGTGGGCTGAAAAAATTGCTGTTAAGTTTTCTCATATCGACATTTCCGATAATGAGTCCATTCAAGACTACACGGCACTGCGCTATGGCAGTTTAAGCCGCATCATTGAGTATGGCGCTGACCACACGGCAGTTGTCGAAAATACAGAACAAGACTACGAAGACTATCCCTTTATAAAACTTTTGTATGCAGTAAAAGTTTGCCGCATTGAGCCGGAAAACAATGTACACATGGTACTGGAAGCTTTTACAGAAATAAAAAACAGAACCTTGGTTATTATTGGCAACTGGAACACCAGCAACTACGGAAGAGAGTTAAGAGAGCGCTATAAAAATTACGCCAATATTATTTTACTTGATCCCATATACAATCAGCGGGTCATCGATATGCTCCGTGCGAATGCCACCGTTTATATTCACGGACATTCGGCAGGCGGTACCAATCCTTCTCTTGTGGAAGCCATGTACCTGGGTTTACCGGTAATTGCCTTTCATGTATCCTACAATAAAACAACTACCGAAAATAAGGCTATGTATTTTTCTAACTCCTCTGATCTTCGCGAAATTATTCTTGCTACTTCCTTAGACCGTTATAAACATTACGCCAACGTTATGAAAGAAATAGCTACACGCCGTTATAACTGGAAATTAATAGCCCAAAAATACGATCTCCTGATTACCGAAGCTTTAACGTCTGGCAAAAAGATCTCTGTGCATGCAACCCTAAGCAACATGCAGGACAAAGATCTGTTAAAGCATAACCTTGGTCATTTAAAACACCAACATCTTTTTTTTGAAAAACCTTAA
- a CDS encoding group 1 glycosyl transferase: protein MKIYAFHLLNDYSGSPKVLKQLVNIWIKNNKQVTIVTSGGRKGFLSDIKGANYSFFWYKLAPNPLIRLFNLMLSQLLLLLKLLFVVKKEDIIYVNTVLPFGAAVLGKIKGCRVIYHIHETSMKPAIFKRFLFAIVKWTASELVFVSHYLKKDLQLDTVKSRVIYNAIEDDFLEIANRRNQPKELNKNVLMICSLKEYKGVFEFVRLAQHLSDCNFRLVVNAAQQEIDNFFLNTVLPRNLEIYPTHADTHPFYRWANVILNLSKPQGWIETFGLTIIEGMAYGLPAIVPTVGGITELVSEGENGFKVNSNDLNDLCAKLKRLLEDQSLYSKMRTQALIQITKFNEQNFSEASMSLLAEEKVKVLKSEKIPVFGIKI, encoded by the coding sequence ATGAAAATATACGCCTTTCACCTCTTAAACGATTATAGCGGCAGTCCAAAAGTTCTGAAGCAACTCGTAAACATCTGGATCAAAAATAATAAGCAAGTAACCATTGTTACCTCCGGAGGCCGCAAAGGATTTCTTAGCGATATTAAAGGCGCTAACTACTCCTTTTTTTGGTACAAGCTCGCACCTAATCCTTTAATCCGTCTATTTAATTTAATGCTAAGCCAGCTGCTGCTGCTTTTAAAATTACTTTTTGTCGTAAAAAAAGAAGACATCATTTACGTTAATACAGTGCTTCCTTTTGGCGCAGCAGTATTAGGAAAAATAAAAGGGTGCAGGGTTATTTATCACATCCATGAAACATCTATGAAGCCGGCTATTTTTAAACGGTTTTTATTTGCGATCGTAAAATGGACCGCCAGCGAACTTGTGTTTGTTTCGCATTATCTTAAAAAAGATCTTCAGCTTGATACTGTAAAATCAAGGGTTATCTACAACGCCATTGAGGACGACTTTCTGGAAATTGCCAACCGAAGAAACCAACCGAAAGAGCTGAATAAAAATGTGCTTATGATCTGCTCGCTAAAAGAATACAAAGGAGTCTTTGAATTTGTACGCCTGGCTCAACACCTCTCTGATTGCAATTTCAGGTTAGTAGTAAATGCTGCTCAGCAGGAAATCGATAATTTCTTTTTAAATACAGTACTTCCACGCAATCTCGAGATCTATCCAACGCATGCTGATACTCATCCCTTTTACCGCTGGGCAAACGTGATCCTTAATTTATCAAAGCCACAGGGCTGGATAGAAACGTTCGGACTTACCATCATAGAAGGGATGGCTTACGGTTTGCCAGCCATTGTTCCAACGGTGGGAGGTATTACAGAACTTGTCTCTGAAGGTGAGAATGGTTTTAAAGTGAATTCAAATGATCTCAATGACTTGTGTGCTAAACTCAAACGACTTCTGGAAGATCAGTCACTCTACTCAAAAATGCGCACACAAGCCTTAATACAGATAACTAAGTTTAATGAACAGAATTTTTCTGAGGCGAGTATGAGTCTTCTGGCAGAAGAGAAAGTAAAGGTCTTAAAATCGGAAAAAATTCCTGTTTTTGGAATAAAAATTTAG
- a CDS encoding acetyltransferase: MKTLLQKIIRLRNPNFSFDTGLNNFALLQFIWLQVFNLLRGLRVLLALKNPKGMLREPGVRFFNLPKITWGKFVKFGSHVYISALGKGELTIGNGSGIGAFSRIIVSTSLYKLGSSIHIGNYVSIGEFAYLGGGGGLEIGDECIIGQYLSCHPENHVASDLNVSIRFQDVTRKGIKIGKNCWIGSKVTVLDGVEIGDGCIIAAGAVVTKSFPANSVIGGLPAKLIKTRN, encoded by the coding sequence ATGAAAACCCTGCTTCAGAAAATAATAAGACTGCGCAATCCTAACTTTAGTTTCGATACAGGCTTAAATAATTTTGCCCTCCTGCAGTTTATCTGGTTACAGGTATTTAATCTCCTGCGTGGCTTGCGTGTACTATTAGCTTTAAAAAATCCAAAAGGGATGTTGCGCGAGCCCGGTGTGCGATTCTTTAATCTTCCAAAAATAACCTGGGGAAAATTTGTAAAGTTTGGCTCGCATGTTTATATAAGCGCTCTTGGAAAAGGAGAATTAACTATTGGCAATGGTTCTGGAATTGGCGCATTCAGCAGAATAATTGTTTCTACCTCTCTCTATAAACTGGGAAGTTCGATCCACATTGGCAATTACGTTTCCATTGGTGAATTCGCCTACCTGGGTGGGGGAGGTGGCCTGGAGATCGGTGACGAATGCATCATCGGCCAGTATTTAAGCTGTCATCCTGAAAACCACGTTGCTAGTGACCTTAACGTTTCTATCCGCTTCCAGGATGTAACGCGCAAAGGAATAAAAATAGGAAAGAATTGCTGGATCGGAAGTAAAGTAACCGTACTCGACGGTGTTGAGATCGGCGATGGCTGCATCATAGCCGCCGGCGCGGTAGTTACAAAATCATTTCCCGCTAACAGTGTTATTGGTGGATTACCTGCAAAATTAATTAAAACAAGAAATTAA
- a CDS encoding exopolysaccharide transporter: MTTDSNKEHAEFLKKMDRFLFVILLLMVACFFTWSENVIITRGIKVVGRMGVMISSIVAYKKIIRYGAADSLKYINVFAPVLYLGYLLLGLASFTWSTNPGFSALQWLMTTQSLVFAFFFVKSLMLLDVYFPGHKIRMYHQLGNTVFILISVFVIGMWVDPDTFFRLTDGGKESRLGGYIMNPNELGMLAGTGVACLIFDLYRNHNKVWTLFKLLVIFYALYMTGSRSSLIGGLLIIFFHINQSKNKKLKAAIIGGVLLIIPAAVNQVFLKGGDSKKMEEVMSMTGRLPFWTALINEGLPREPLLGFGFMRIDYKEYFQSTHTYPGKMTHNTFMQVLMSLGFIGLTIVIFQIIFTIRGFLSAEKEKKLMVFGILIPIVINSFTEFGIFGESNYGILFYQLLIFSVSFKDSAHLTLSQKFYLKRKRPELSF; this comes from the coding sequence ATGACGACAGATTCAAATAAAGAGCATGCTGAGTTCCTGAAGAAGATGGATCGTTTTCTTTTTGTGATCTTATTATTAATGGTGGCTTGCTTTTTTACCTGGAGCGAAAATGTGATTATTACAAGGGGAATAAAAGTAGTAGGACGAATGGGGGTAATGATCTCTTCGATTGTGGCGTATAAAAAAATTATCCGCTATGGAGCCGCCGATTCGTTAAAGTACATAAATGTATTTGCCCCGGTTCTATACCTGGGGTATTTACTGCTTGGTCTTGCGTCCTTTACCTGGAGTACCAATCCAGGCTTCAGCGCCCTGCAGTGGTTAATGACTACTCAAAGTCTGGTCTTTGCCTTTTTCTTTGTAAAGAGTTTAATGTTGCTGGATGTATATTTTCCGGGTCATAAAATCAGAATGTATCACCAGCTGGGAAATACTGTTTTTATTCTCATTAGCGTTTTTGTAATCGGCATGTGGGTTGATCCTGATACTTTTTTTCGGTTAACAGACGGAGGAAAAGAATCGCGCCTGGGCGGCTACATCATGAATCCCAACGAACTGGGAATGCTGGCAGGTACCGGTGTTGCTTGTCTCATTTTTGACCTCTACAGAAATCACAATAAAGTGTGGACCTTGTTCAAACTGCTGGTTATCTTTTATGCGCTGTACATGACGGGCTCAAGGAGTTCATTAATCGGTGGCTTGTTGATTATTTTTTTTCACATCAATCAATCGAAAAATAAAAAGCTCAAAGCCGCTATTATTGGGGGCGTATTACTGATCATTCCTGCAGCTGTAAACCAGGTTTTTTTAAAAGGGGGTGATAGCAAAAAAATGGAAGAGGTGATGAGCATGACCGGTCGCTTACCTTTTTGGACTGCGCTCATCAATGAAGGCTTACCAAGAGAGCCGCTGCTTGGCTTTGGTTTTATGCGCATTGATTATAAAGAATATTTTCAAAGCACTCACACATATCCAGGTAAAATGACACACAATACTTTTATGCAGGTGTTGATGAGTTTGGGTTTTATTGGCCTTACGATTGTTATTTTCCAGATCATTTTTACTATACGCGGATTTCTTTCGGCTGAGAAAGAAAAAAAATTAATGGTCTTCGGAATTCTTATTCCCATTGTTATCAATTCATTTACCGAATTTGGTATTTTCGGCGAGTCTAACTACGGCATTCTGTTTTACCAGCTCCTTATTTTTTCTGTCTCCTTCAAAGACTCTGCACACCTCACATTAAGCCAGAAGTTTTACCTGAAAAGAAAAAGACCAGAGCTTTCTTTTTAA